TAAAACAAATCTGCTGTTTGAGGCACTATAGGCAGTGATATGCTGACATATTACTTTCAACATTAAATTTATCACAATGTTTCATGCCGCTTTTTACACAACTTTATTCCCTTGTTTAAATTAAAATTCCTTTTGTTGTAATGAGCAGCGCGCTGTTTATTATTATCTGATTTTTCTGCTATAATTAGCCTCTACGGGGAGGTGGATACATTACTGCATTCTGTTAAAAATATTACTCTCTTCCTGATACCGTCACTCATGGGGATTTTTGCGTTTATGCTCCCCTTCCCTTTGCACGGAAAGATCAACACTCTAATCGGACATACAAAAGAATCCCTTCTTATACGGTTCAATGACGACCTTGGAATAATTATCGTTATGCTCTGCTTTTTCATCGTCACTCTGAACGTTATAGCTGTGTCCCTGCGCCCGCAATGGATATTAAGCAACCCGCTTTTCAGCGAAAACCTGCTTCACGGCCCACTTTCGTTTACATCTCGTTTCTGCAGCCTGCCGATTGCCATGCTCGTAGTCTGGGGCACACCGGAAATGTTTGGCGTCTTTATAAAGTATGCGGAGATTACTGTCATAAACCTTGCGCCGCGGCTTTTTATACTGACGCTTGTCATCTCGATAACAGCCCCGCTGCTTCTCGATTTTGGCTTCGTCCAGTTCGTCGCTGTCTATGCGAGCCCTGTGATGAGGCCTCTGTTTAAAGTACCGGGACGCACGGCAGTAGATTGTATCGCCTCGTGTATAGGGAGCAGCTCTATATCAGTTATCATCAGTGCAAAAATGCATCATAGCGGCTATTACACAGACAGAGAGGCTGCCATAATGGTCACCTGCTTCTCTGTGACTGGTATATATAATATTTACGCAGTCACTGAACTGCTCGGCATGAGCTATGCATTTACACAAGTGCTCTTCTCCGTTTATTTGACGATATTTCTTCTTGCTGCCATCCTCCCAAGACTGTGGCCTCTGAAAAATATACCAGACTCTTATCACAATGGCATGGACAACTACAACCCTCCGCAGGGAGATTCCCGTCACGGCCACACATTGTTTGAATGGGCTCTTATCCGCGGGATCAGCAAGGCAAGACACATGAATGCCAAAATATATCTGCATGAATCTCTCTCTATTGCAATACCGCTGATCTTCGGCACGATTCCGCTGATGATAACCTTTGGCACATTACTCATTGTAATAGCTGAATTGACACCGGTTATGAAAATAATTGCGGCACCTCTCTCATGGATACTTACATCAGCCGGCATTGCAGAAGCAGTGGTGATAGGGAACTCTGCAGTATTCGCCTTCATAGACCAGTACCTGGCCGTTGCCTACGCACAGGAGCTCGTTACTGAAACTGCAAGATTCCTCTGTATCTGCCTCACAATAGTTGGCCTAATCAACTTAACCGAGATAGGAATACATATCTGGCATTCAACGATGCAGATTCATTTCTGGCAATTGGCTGTCATTTATGTTATGAGGGTCGTACTCTCCCTATTTATACTGATCCCTGTCACATACGTCTTTTTCCCTTAGTGCCGGCTCTTCCTAATATTTCGAGCATGAAATAGACTGAATACCTTTGTAATTATGTTTTGCTGTTATAATTGTTCAGGAATGGTTAACGTGTTTTTACAGCTGATACGATAAACAATGCTTATTAAGTCGCCCCATTAAGAGCATTGTTTTATGTTTTTTGACTTATAGTTGTTTTATATGCGATCATGAAAACACAGGGAGGAAATGACAAGTGGATCTGTTCACACAAATTTTAGAAAACATTACATGGCAGAACATGGTGATGATGGGGGTGGGAGCACTCCTTATATATCTGGCGATCGAAAAGAATTTCGAGCCGAACCTGCTTCTGCCGATGGGCTTCGGCACCCTTCTGGTCAACCTGCCTCTTTCATCCGCACTTGACCAGGTCGCAGGCACCAAGGTCGTCGAAGGAGCATTGTCAATGCTGTTCCGCATGGGGATAGCCACAGAGATACTGCCTCTGCTGATACTTATAGGAATAGGTGCGATGTGTGACTTCGGACCGCTGCTTGCAAACCCAAAGGTATTCCTTTTCGGGCTGACGGCACAGGCTGGAATATTCCTTACTATGGGGCTTGCGCTGCTGATCGGATTTAACGTTTATGAGGCAGCTTCGATCGGCATCATCGGTGCCGCCGATGGCCCGACTTCCATTTATGTTTCAACACGTTTTGCACCTCATTTATTGGGACCGATATCCGTGGCGGCATATACATACATGGCCCTTGTACCGCTCATACAGCCTCCCGTTATAATGGCGCTCACTACGAAGAAGGAACGCATGATGAAGATGCCGCCCCCGACCAAAATCGTGACAAGAAGAGCGCGTTTTCTCTTCCCGATAGCGGTAACTCTTGTCGGCGGCATCATAGCTCCAGCTTCTGTTTCGTTGCTCGGGTTCGTCATGTTCGGCAATCTGCTGCGCGAGAGCGGCGTCACGGAGAGACTCTCACAGGCAGCACAGAACGAACTGGCAAATATCGTCACTATACTGCTGGGCTTCTCCATTGCCGCTACGATGACCGGCGATAAGTTCGTCAACGTGAAAACCCTGATAATCATATGTATGGGGCTGGTTGCATTCGTACTGGACACTGCGGGTGGAGTATTGACGGCAAAGCTGCTCAACCTGGTACTGCCTGAGGGGAAAAAGATCAATCCCATGGTCGGCGCAGCCGGCATCTCCGCTTTCCCGATGTCCGCCAGGACTATCCAGAAGATGGGGCAGAAGGCGGACCCATCAAACCACCTGCTGATGCACGCAGTTGGAGCCAACGTCGCAGGGCAGATCGGCTCCGTACTCGCAGGAGGGCTGCTTCTGGCATATCTGGGAGGCTAGGCCCAGAAACCGGGACTAAAAAATATCTTTTCTGACACAATTTACAATGATCAAATCTGACGCCTTTGGCTCACGGGTGCTCCCCGTAGTCCAAAGGCGATTTTTTGCCGCTCAGTCCTGCGATATCATACAATTATCGGACAGCGCTCTCCATGCAGATAGTGTACAATATATCAGTTCGATAAGAGGTGATATTATGCCGCTGTGGGGTTTCATTCTGAGCTTTGCGACCGCAACTTTATGGGCGGCCTCGCCGATTATGGTGGGGCGCGGGTTTGCCTTGTCAAAGTGCACATCCAATGAGATCAATCCCATACGATCGATCTCGTTCTTCTTCGCATCATTGATTATCGCTCTGATATATACAGGTGGGCACATAACTGTAGTCACTTCTGCAAAAGCACTGTTTTTAATAATGGGCAACGTCCTCTTCGGGTATATCATAGGAGATATCCTCTATTTCATAGCAATCAGGGAAATCGGGATAGGACTCGCAGTGCCTGTCTCGAATTCATATCCTATACTGGTGACGCTTACTTCATGGCTGCTGCTCGGCGAACCTGTGACGATAACTGTGCTTTTTGGCGTAACAGTCGTAGTCGGCGGACTCTTTTTCCTGCGCTTCGGCGGCAGGAAGCAGGAACCGGCGCCTGATATATCAGTTGGCAAATTAGGAATGTCGCGGCTCATGAGGGGCTTCCTTCTGGCGATCTGCGCCGGGGGAGCCTGGGCACTCGGCGCTCCGCTGACAAAGCTTGCAATGATAGAATCAGGGTTAGGTGCGGTCGAGATCACTTTTTACCGTGCGGCTGCTCTTGTCCTGCTTGCCTGGGGCTATCGTTTTGCACTGCATATATTCTCGCCCAAATCTATCATGCCTCTTAAAGATGTGCCAAAGGCAGGCTGGATATACTTCCTTAGCGCGGCGGTCATTGGTCTGTGCTTGGGTTCTATTATGTATTCATCATGCATAAGGGTCATGCCTGTGGCTATCGTAACAGCGATAACTTCCACAAGCCCTTTTATGGCGGCCCTCTTCGCACATTTTGTGCTCAAGGAGCGCCTCCGCCCTCTCCAGTGGTGCGGAGTGATCCTGATAATCGCAGGCTCCGTAACAGTGAGCCTCTAAAGGGCCATCATGAACTTCACTATCCCGCATGCCTTACGTGCGCTTCGCAGCAGAAACTACCGCATATTTTTCACAGCCCAGACAATATCGCTGACCGGACTGTGGATGCACCGCGTCGCAATGGGATGGCTTATTTACCGGCTCACGGGATCAAACAGCGCTCTCGGTATAATGGATTTCGCCGCATCTATTCCTATATTTTTTTTCACTGCTTTTGCAGGCGCGCTCATCGAACGCTGGGATCTGCGCAGGACCCTTTTTTTCTGCCAGGCGGGATGCATGATCATCGCCATGATACTTGCCTTTCTCACGTTCACCGACCTTGTTACGTTCCATATAGTAGTCTTTATGAGCTTCATGCTTGGCCTGATAGATTCGTTTGAACTCCCCTGCCGCTATTCGCTCGTATCCTATATGGTCGACCGAAAGGAGGACGTCTCAAACGCAGTCGCATTGAACTCAGCTGTTTTCAACGCGGCGCGGCTTGTCGGCCCTACCATCGGAGGCTTTGTTATTCACGCCGTCGGAGAGAGCGTCTGTTTTCTTATCAATGGGTTTGCATATTCTACAACGATGATAGCTGTAAAGATGATGAAGATGAAACGTCCTCCTATAGGCAGGACCGGAGGTAAAAACACCCCTATAGCCGACACTCTCGAGGGATTGAGGATCGTGAATGATTTCGCGCCAAGCCGTTATTTATTGATCCTGATCGCGATAACGGGTTTTTTTTCGTTTCCCAGCATCGTCCTCATGCCTGCGATGGCAAAGAGCGTCCTTGGAGGTACTTCTATGACCCTCGGCCTGCTGCTTATGGGAGTGGCAATAGGCGCGCTTGCCGGTTCGCTTCTTCTGGCGTCTCTCAAATCAACCGCAAAACTCGCATGGCTGTGTACGAGAATGTGCATCGGTTTCGGCCTCTCCGTGCTTTTGTTTTCTTTGTCCCGCAATATATTCTTTGGAATTATACTCGCGGCTCCGGTTGGATTCTGCATGGTCACAAGTACAATAGCATGCAACACACTTATCCAGTCAATGTTTCCGGACGAAAGCAGAAGCCGCGTCATGGCACTGTATACTTTTGCTATAATCGGGATCCCTCCGTTTGGCAGCCTGCTTTCCGGTAAAATCGGCGACCTGCTGGGTACTGACTGGTCGCTTTTCATCTGCGGCACGTGCTGTTCAGTAATAGCTTTTTACTTTATGAAAAAGATTGACAGGCTGGATAACAGCATACAGATCGCGCTGAAAAATCAGGGGGTCGTTTAATGATCGATAGCATGGAAACTTACACAAACAGACAGATACTTACAGCAGATATGATGCTCGTCCTAGTTGCCTTCATATGGGGCGCAGGGATACCTATGAGCGCTCTGCTGGCTCGCGAGATAACGCCGCTATGGGCTGTCGCATTGCGAATGTTGCTCAGTTCATTCTTCCTGATAATCATGTTCCCCAAAAAAATAATCTCTGCGACGAAAAAGGACTGGGTAACGTCGTCCCTTCTCACTGCCGTGCTTACAGGCACATTCATCTCACTTACGTTTGGTCTGTTTTACAGCACGGCAAGCAAACAGGCCTTTATCGGAGGACTGAACGTCATTATGGTTCCGCTCCTGGTATGGGCAATTTATAAAAAGAAGCCCAGCAGCTGGATATTCGCCGGTGCAGTCGTAACAACGACAGGGCTTCTCGTAATGGGCTTCACCCCGGGCATGGGATTCAACTTTGGAGACTTTCTCTCTTTCATCATGGCTATTTTTTACGCATTACAGGTACTCGCAGCAGGCTTCTGCGCAAGACGCGTCGAACCTATCCGACTCGTGGCTCTTCACATAATAATGCTCGCTCTTGTGATGACAGCAATAGCGCTCATTTTCGAACCGATACCCGACATAGCATCATTCTCCGTGAAAATATGGACAACACTGCTCTTTGTATCACTCGGCAACACTATACTCTGCTTCATTATCCAGCTGAAAGCACAGCGCATCACACATGAGACACATGTCGCCGTTATCTTCTCGCTTGAAGGATTCTTCGGCTACCTTGTAGCTGTCATAAGCGGGCAGGATCCGTTCCATCTCCAGGGTGCATTCGGCGGTCTGCTGATAATCGCAGGGATGATAATAACTGAGATGGAGGGATTCATTAAAACCAGATACAGCAACAAATGACATCATAAGTTTCACGATCAGTCAGCGATTATTACATATGATACTGATTGCCGACATACCTCGTCGGGTCCAGGGCTGATTCCATATGCCTTATCATAGTGATGAAATCAAATACAGGCAGGCCCGTATGTTCGTGGACAGCGGCGGCAAACGGGGGGAGATCGCTGCACTCAAGCTCTATAGCAGCAACTTC
Above is a window of Synergistaceae bacterium DNA encoding:
- a CDS encoding sodium ion-translocating decarboxylase subunit beta, whose protein sequence is MVMMGVGALLIYLAIEKNFEPNLLLPMGFGTLLVNLPLSSALDQVAGTKVVEGALSMLFRMGIATEILPLLILIGIGAMCDFGPLLANPKVFLFGLTAQAGIFLTMGLALLIGFNVYEAASIGIIGAADGPTSIYVSTRFAPHLLGPISVAAYTYMALVPLIQPPVIMALTTKKERMMKMPPPTKIVTRRARFLFPIAVTLVGGIIAPASVSLLGFVMFGNLLRESGVTERLSQAAQNELANIVTILLGFSIAATMTGDKFVNVKTLIIICMGLVAFVLDTAGGVLTAKLLNLVLPEGKKINPMVGAAGISAFPMSARTIQKMGQKADPSNHLLMHAVGANVAGQIGSVLAGGLLLAYLGG
- a CDS encoding DMT family transporter; this translates as MPLWGFILSFATATLWAASPIMVGRGFALSKCTSNEINPIRSISFFFASLIIALIYTGGHITVVTSAKALFLIMGNVLFGYIIGDILYFIAIREIGIGLAVPVSNSYPILVTLTSWLLLGEPVTITVLFGVTVVVGGLFFLRFGGRKQEPAPDISVGKLGMSRLMRGFLLAICAGGAWALGAPLTKLAMIESGLGAVEITFYRAAALVLLAWGYRFALHIFSPKSIMPLKDVPKAGWIYFLSAAVIGLCLGSIMYSSCIRVMPVAIVTAITSTSPFMAALFAHFVLKERLRPLQWCGVILIIAGSVTVSL
- a CDS encoding MFS transporter — encoded protein: MNFTIPHALRALRSRNYRIFFTAQTISLTGLWMHRVAMGWLIYRLTGSNSALGIMDFAASIPIFFFTAFAGALIERWDLRRTLFFCQAGCMIIAMILAFLTFTDLVTFHIVVFMSFMLGLIDSFELPCRYSLVSYMVDRKEDVSNAVALNSAVFNAARLVGPTIGGFVIHAVGESVCFLINGFAYSTTMIAVKMMKMKRPPIGRTGGKNTPIADTLEGLRIVNDFAPSRYLLILIAITGFFSFPSIVLMPAMAKSVLGGTSMTLGLLLMGVAIGALAGSLLLASLKSTAKLAWLCTRMCIGFGLSVLLFSLSRNIFFGIILAAPVGFCMVTSTIACNTLIQSMFPDESRSRVMALYTFAIIGIPPFGSLLSGKIGDLLGTDWSLFICGTCCSVIAFYFMKKIDRLDNSIQIALKNQGVV
- a CDS encoding DMT family transporter; this translates as MIDSMETYTNRQILTADMMLVLVAFIWGAGIPMSALLAREITPLWAVALRMLLSSFFLIIMFPKKIISATKKDWVTSSLLTAVLTGTFISLTFGLFYSTASKQAFIGGLNVIMVPLLVWAIYKKKPSSWIFAGAVVTTTGLLVMGFTPGMGFNFGDFLSFIMAIFYALQVLAAGFCARRVEPIRLVALHIIMLALVMTAIALIFEPIPDIASFSVKIWTTLLFVSLGNTILCFIIQLKAQRITHETHVAVIFSLEGFFGYLVAVISGQDPFHLQGAFGGLLIIAGMIITEMEGFIKTRYSNK